A region from the Colwellia sp. PAMC 21821 genome encodes:
- the rpoD gene encoding RNA polymerase sigma factor RpoD, which produces MDQAPQSRLKELIIKGKEQGYLTFAQVNDHLPQDIIDSDQVEDIIRMINDMGIQVFENAPDNDTLMMSEANTDEDAAEAAAQALATVESEIGRTTDPVRMYMREMGTVELLTRKGEIVIAKRIEEGIKEVQRSVSEYPPAINYLLEQWDNFEAEEVRLSDIIVGFLDPDAEDEEIPAAATHIGSELSKEELAEEDKSDDDEEEEDTGPCPEEAREKFTALREAYEFANKVIKTKGRGHADAQAAIDALAEVFKEFRIVPKVFDRLVKNMRSVMDRLRVQERLIMKHCVVGAGMPKTTFIKIFPGNETSKGWFEEQKAAGLPHSKRMSDIELDVERCIYKLNMLEEETYLNVHGIKDINRRMSIGEAKARRAKKEMVEANLRLVISIAKKYTNRGLQFLDLIQEGNIGLMKAVDKFEYRRGYKFSTYATWWIRQAITRSIADQARTIRIPVHMIETINKLNRISRQMLQEMGREPTPEELAERMIMPEDKIRKVLKIAKEPISMETPIGDDEDSHLGDFIEDGSGELPVDSATSENLKDATHEVLAGLTAREAKVLRMRFGIDMNTDHTLEEVGKQFDVTRERIRQIEAKALRKLRHPSRSEQLKSFLDGE; this is translated from the coding sequence ATGGATCAAGCCCCGCAATCTAGACTTAAAGAGTTAATAATCAAAGGTAAAGAGCAAGGTTATTTAACTTTTGCACAAGTTAACGATCATCTCCCTCAGGATATTATCGATTCAGATCAAGTTGAAGATATCATTCGAATGATTAACGACATGGGTATTCAGGTGTTTGAAAACGCTCCTGATAACGACACGTTAATGATGAGTGAAGCAAATACTGATGAAGATGCTGCTGAAGCTGCTGCGCAAGCACTTGCTACCGTTGAAAGTGAAATCGGTCGTACTACAGATCCCGTTCGCATGTACATGCGTGAAATGGGTACGGTAGAGCTATTGACGCGTAAAGGCGAAATAGTTATCGCCAAGCGTATCGAAGAAGGTATCAAAGAAGTACAGCGTTCTGTTTCTGAATATCCGCCAGCAATTAATTATTTGCTTGAGCAATGGGATAATTTTGAAGCTGAAGAAGTTCGCTTAAGCGATATTATCGTTGGCTTTTTAGACCCTGATGCTGAAGATGAAGAAATTCCTGCAGCCGCGACTCATATCGGTTCTGAGCTTTCTAAAGAAGAGTTGGCTGAAGAAGATAAGTCTGATGATGACGAGGAAGAAGAAGATACTGGTCCTTGTCCTGAAGAAGCGCGTGAAAAATTCACGGCTTTGCGTGAAGCATACGAATTTGCTAACAAAGTTATCAAAACTAAAGGTCGTGGTCATGCTGATGCACAAGCAGCAATTGACGCTTTAGCTGAAGTATTTAAAGAATTTAGAATCGTACCAAAAGTATTTGATCGCTTAGTGAAAAACATGCGCAGTGTGATGGACCGTTTACGTGTTCAAGAACGCTTAATCATGAAGCACTGTGTGGTTGGTGCGGGTATGCCAAAAACTACCTTCATTAAAATATTTCCAGGTAACGAAACCTCGAAAGGTTGGTTTGAAGAACAAAAAGCGGCGGGCTTACCTCATTCAAAGAGAATGTCTGACATCGAACTAGATGTTGAGCGTTGCATATACAAACTGAACATGTTAGAAGAAGAAACCTATCTTAACGTGCATGGCATAAAAGACATTAACCGTCGTATGTCAATCGGTGAAGCGAAAGCTCGTCGTGCGAAAAAAGAAATGGTTGAAGCTAACTTACGTTTAGTTATTTCAATTGCAAAAAAATACACCAACCGTGGCTTACAGTTCTTGGATTTAATTCAAGAAGGTAACATTGGTTTGATGAAAGCAGTTGATAAGTTTGAATACCGTCGTGGTTATAAGTTCTCAACTTATGCGACATGGTGGATACGTCAAGCGATTACACGTTCAATTGCCGATCAGGCGCGTACTATCCGTATTCCGGTGCATATGATTGAAACGATTAACAAACTTAATCGTATTTCACGTCAAATGTTACAAGAAATGGGTCGCGAGCCAACACCTGAAGAATTAGCTGAACGCATGATTATGCCAGAAGATAAAATTCGTAAAGTGTTGAAAATCGCTAAAGAACCTATTTCAATGGAAACGCCGATTGGTGATGATGAAGATTCTCACTTAGGTGACTTCATTGAAGATGGTAGCGGTGAATTGCCTGTTGATTCAGCGACCTCTGAAAACTTAAAAGATGCAACACACGAAGTATTAGCGGGCTTAACAGCGCGTGAAGCAAAAGTGTTAAGAATGCGTTTTGGTATTGACATGAACACTGATCATACCCTTGAAGAAGTCGGTAAACAATTTGATGTAACACGTGAACGTATTCGTCAAATTGAAGCAAAAGCATTACGTAAATTGCGTCACCCTTCACGCTCTGAGCAACTGAAAAGTTTCTTAGACGGTGAGTAA
- the folB gene encoding dihydroneopterin aldolase, with amino-acid sequence MDKVYIEGLTFQTTIGFYPWEKEIKQTLVIDLAMGWNTANAAENDELAKTLDYAAISEAIVEFANANPVDLIETLAERIATFLIDEYQIPWLRLKLMKPTAVHNAKTVGVEIERGTTLLGQAL; translated from the coding sequence GTGGATAAAGTCTATATTGAAGGATTAACCTTTCAAACAACCATTGGTTTTTACCCATGGGAAAAAGAAATAAAGCAAACACTCGTCATCGACTTAGCCATGGGCTGGAATACGGCCAATGCGGCGGAGAATGATGAGCTAGCTAAAACGCTTGATTACGCAGCAATTTCTGAAGCTATAGTCGAGTTTGCTAATGCGAATCCGGTTGATTTAATTGAAACACTTGCTGAACGTATTGCCACATTTCTTATCGATGAATATCAAATCCCTTGGTTGCGTTTGAAATTAATGAAACCCACTGCGGTACATAACGCTAAAACAGTTGGTGTTGAAATAGAACGTGGTACCACGCTGTTAGGCCAAGCATTGTAA
- a CDS encoding MbnH family di-heme enzyme → MNKFIAIAMCLTLMALMFGCDNAKKIENSYKWPILEGFPKPQVPLDNPMSDEKVALGKQLFFDKKLSANQQQSCESCHMQQFAFAEPLSVSVGSTGTVHRRNAPALVNIAYNKTLTWAHDGITSLERQILLPMFDESPIELGITGHEVEVLARFKTIEYQQAFNAAFPEQPISFELIVKALASYVRSLISLASPFDKYAYLGVDDAIPAAAIRGMNLFFSERLECHHCHGGFNFTQSTGHEQQLIDRRPFHNTGLYYVESSKAIFGYPSKDIGLAEISTLAKDNGRFRAPTLRNIRHSAPYMHDGSVATLAEVIDIYAAGGRNIESGQHQGDGRANPMKSQFVKGFELTPDEKKDLLAFLDTLTDDTFLTSPKHGFNEKE, encoded by the coding sequence TTGAATAAATTTATAGCTATAGCCATGTGCCTAACTTTAATGGCTTTAATGTTTGGCTGTGATAACGCTAAAAAAATAGAAAACAGCTATAAATGGCCTATTTTAGAAGGGTTTCCTAAACCACAAGTACCGTTAGATAATCCGATGAGTGACGAGAAAGTAGCATTAGGAAAACAACTATTTTTTGATAAAAAACTATCGGCTAATCAGCAACAATCTTGTGAAAGTTGCCATATGCAGCAATTTGCATTTGCTGAGCCATTATCAGTTTCTGTTGGGTCAACAGGCACAGTGCATCGACGAAATGCTCCAGCCCTAGTTAACATCGCCTATAATAAAACGCTTACCTGGGCACATGACGGCATTACTTCATTAGAGCGTCAAATATTGTTGCCTATGTTTGATGAATCGCCAATTGAACTTGGGATAACTGGCCATGAAGTCGAAGTGCTGGCGCGATTTAAAACCATAGAATATCAACAGGCTTTCAACGCCGCTTTTCCTGAACAACCCATTAGCTTCGAGTTGATAGTGAAGGCTTTAGCGAGTTATGTGCGCAGTTTAATCTCATTAGCATCGCCTTTCGATAAATATGCTTATTTAGGTGTCGATGACGCTATTCCTGCTGCCGCTATTCGCGGTATGAACTTGTTTTTTTCTGAACGTTTAGAATGTCATCACTGCCATGGCGGTTTTAACTTTACGCAATCAACCGGTCATGAACAGCAGTTGATTGATCGCAGACCATTTCACAATACGGGCTTGTATTATGTTGAATCAAGTAAAGCGATATTTGGCTACCCTAGTAAAGATATCGGACTCGCTGAAATATCGACTTTAGCCAAAGACAATGGCCGATTCCGCGCTCCAACGTTACGCAACATACGCCATTCTGCCCCATATATGCATGATGGCAGTGTAGCTACACTTGCTGAGGTCATTGATATTTATGCGGCAGGCGGGCGTAATATTGAAAGTGGACAGCATCAGGGAGATGGCAGGGCGAACCCAATGAAAAGCCAGTTTGTTAAGGGCTTTGAGTTAACGCCTGATGAGAAAAAAGACTTGTTAGCGTTTCTAGATACCCTAACTGATGACACTTTTTTAACCTCACCTAAACACGGTTTTAATGAAAAAGAATAG
- the folK gene encoding 2-amino-4-hydroxy-6-hydroxymethyldihydropteridine diphosphokinase: MAEIYISLGSNINRQHYIEQGLNALTDAFGTLTLSSLFESEAVGFAGKAFYNMVAGVSTELTLTDVAETLRKIEFAHGRSQYAKKFSPRTLDLDLLLYDVVITEEPAQIPRDEITKNAFVLWPLAEIAGHLVHPIVEQSYEELWRQYDKNQQQLKKVPLIWARVNKEI; encoded by the coding sequence ATGGCTGAAATATATATTTCGCTTGGTAGTAATATCAATCGTCAACATTATATTGAGCAGGGACTTAATGCATTAACGGATGCTTTTGGTACGTTAACCTTATCATCGTTATTTGAAAGTGAAGCGGTCGGCTTTGCGGGTAAAGCATTTTACAATATGGTGGCTGGGGTAAGTACTGAGCTAACCCTAACTGACGTTGCCGAAACACTACGCAAAATAGAGTTTGCTCATGGTCGAAGTCAGTATGCTAAGAAGTTTAGTCCACGTACTTTAGATTTAGATTTATTACTTTATGACGTGGTTATTACAGAAGAACCCGCCCAAATACCACGTGATGAAATTACTAAAAATGCTTTTGTTTTATGGCCGTTAGCTGAAATAGCCGGGCATTTGGTTCACCCTATTGTTGAACAAAGCTATGAAGAGTTATGGCGACAATACGATAAAAATCAACAGCAGTTAAAAAAAGTGCCTTTAATTTGGGCAAGAGTAAATAAGGAAATATAA
- the tsaD gene encoding tRNA (adenosine(37)-N6)-threonylcarbamoyltransferase complex transferase subunit TsaD: MRILGIETSCDETGIAIYDDGEGNLPEGIVAHRLYSQIAVHADYGGVVPELASRDHVRKTIPLIKEVLADANLTPADLDGVAYTAGPGLVGALLVGCSIGRSLAYGWNLPAVPVHHMEGHLLAPMLEENVPDFPFVALLVSGGHTMLVRVDGIGHYELLGESVDDAAGEAFDKTAKLLGLDYPGGPVLAKMAESGRKGRYKFPRPMTDRPGLDFSFSGLKTSAANTIRKEEKEALTPEQKAQTQADIAYAFQEAVVDTLAIKCKRALKQCDLSRLVIAGGVSANTALREKLAEITKKLGGEVFYPRPEFCTDNGAMIAYAGLQRLKAGVDTDLTFKATPRWPLDTLAPI; encoded by the coding sequence ATGCGAATTTTAGGTATTGAAACTTCTTGTGATGAAACCGGTATTGCCATTTACGATGATGGTGAAGGTAATTTACCCGAAGGCATAGTGGCTCACAGGTTATATAGCCAAATTGCCGTTCATGCTGATTATGGTGGAGTAGTACCTGAGTTGGCATCACGTGATCATGTGCGTAAAACGATTCCTTTAATCAAAGAAGTACTCGCTGACGCTAACTTAACACCGGCAGACTTAGATGGTGTTGCTTATACTGCAGGACCTGGCTTGGTTGGCGCTTTATTAGTTGGCTGTTCAATTGGTCGAAGTTTGGCTTATGGCTGGAACTTACCTGCTGTACCTGTACATCATATGGAAGGGCATTTATTAGCGCCAATGCTGGAAGAAAATGTCCCTGACTTCCCATTTGTAGCTTTATTAGTGTCGGGTGGTCACACTATGTTAGTGCGTGTTGATGGTATCGGTCACTATGAACTTCTTGGCGAGTCTGTTGATGACGCTGCCGGTGAAGCATTTGATAAAACAGCCAAACTACTTGGGCTTGATTATCCTGGTGGTCCGGTATTAGCCAAAATGGCAGAAAGTGGTCGAAAAGGTCGTTATAAATTTCCGCGGCCTATGACCGATAGACCAGGTCTAGACTTTAGCTTTAGTGGTTTAAAAACGTCAGCGGCAAATACCATCCGAAAAGAAGAAAAAGAAGCATTAACTCCCGAGCAAAAAGCGCAAACACAAGCTGATATCGCTTATGCCTTTCAAGAAGCGGTAGTTGATACGTTGGCCATTAAATGTAAAAGAGCATTAAAACAATGTGATTTAAGTCGTTTAGTTATTGCCGGTGGTGTGAGTGCTAATACAGCGTTAAGAGAAAAGTTAGCCGAGATTACGAAGAAGCTTGGCGGCGAAGTATTCTACCCTAGACCTGAGTTTTGTACCGATAACGGTGCCATGATTGCCTACGCAGGTTTGCAGCGTTTAAAAGCTGGTGTAGATACAGACTTAACTTTTAAAGCAACGCCGCGTTGGCCACTAGATACTTTAGCGCCTATTTAA
- the plsY gene encoding glycerol-3-phosphate 1-O-acyltransferase PlsY, whose product MAYLVGSISSAILLCKLLNLPDPRATGSKNPGATNVLRISNKFVAAAVLIFDILKGTLPVWGGYFLGLDPVYLGIIAVAACLGHMYPIFFNFEGGKAVATAFGVLLPIGLDLGGLLVLTWLLVAKVTRYSSLAAIVTVSMAPIYTWLLKPIYVYPVLMLSGLIIFRHRENIIRLIQGTESKISFNKK is encoded by the coding sequence ATGGCTTACTTAGTAGGTTCAATTTCGAGTGCCATTTTACTTTGCAAGTTATTGAACTTACCTGATCCTCGCGCTACTGGTTCTAAAAACCCTGGTGCTACAAATGTATTACGCATTAGTAATAAATTCGTTGCCGCCGCTGTGCTTATTTTTGACATACTCAAAGGCACATTACCCGTATGGGGTGGCTACTTTTTAGGTTTAGACCCCGTATACTTAGGCATTATCGCTGTCGCGGCTTGTTTAGGGCACATGTACCCAATATTTTTCAATTTTGAAGGTGGGAAAGCTGTTGCAACAGCATTTGGCGTGCTTTTACCTATTGGTTTAGATTTAGGTGGGTTACTTGTTTTAACCTGGTTATTAGTCGCTAAAGTTACACGTTATTCAAGCTTAGCTGCCATTGTTACTGTATCAATGGCACCTATTTATACTTGGTTATTGAAACCTATTTATGTCTACCCTGTGTTAATGTTATCTGGGCTAATTATCTTTCGACATAGAGAAAATATAATCAGACTTATACAGGGCACAGAATCAAAAATATCCTTTAATAAAAAATAA
- a CDS encoding acyl-CoA dehydrogenase family protein: MNLSLTEEQIMIQDMARKFADSELAPVAAKLDETRDQNLFLKNLAQLNELGFMGLNIKAEYGGVEAGTVAFSLAITEIARACASTAVTTSVTNMVAEVIQAVGNEEQKNKYLPKICSGEYRAGGFCLTEATAGSDPAGMKTQAVKDGEHYIINGSKLYITSGSFADVFVVWAVTDPEAKKGKGISCFIVEADTAGITIGKAEEKMGQKASPTNEVQFNNCRVPASSMMGAENKGFGVAVGELAGGRIGIGSLALGVGLAALDYAKAYIVDRKQFGQSLSNFQGLQWTLAERYTEMEAARLLLMQAAYTKDQGQPFGMAASMAKLFATENANKACYDALQLMGGAGYIKEYPLERMARDVRVTSIYEGTSEIQKVIIARELLQKV, from the coding sequence ATGAATTTGTCTTTAACTGAAGAACAAATAATGATTCAAGATATGGCACGTAAATTTGCCGATAGTGAGTTAGCACCTGTAGCAGCAAAGCTTGATGAAACAAGGGATCAAAATTTGTTTTTAAAAAACTTGGCTCAATTAAATGAGTTAGGTTTTATGGGCTTAAATATTAAAGCTGAATATGGCGGTGTTGAAGCTGGCACTGTAGCCTTTAGTTTGGCGATTACCGAAATAGCGCGTGCTTGTGCATCAACGGCTGTTACAACATCGGTGACTAATATGGTCGCTGAAGTTATTCAAGCGGTAGGTAACGAAGAACAAAAAAATAAATACCTGCCAAAAATTTGTAGTGGTGAATATCGTGCTGGTGGCTTTTGTTTAACTGAAGCAACTGCAGGCTCAGACCCTGCAGGCATGAAAACTCAAGCGGTTAAAGACGGCGAACATTATATTATTAATGGCAGTAAGCTCTATATTACTAGCGGCTCGTTCGCTGATGTATTTGTGGTTTGGGCAGTAACTGACCCTGAGGCAAAAAAAGGTAAGGGTATTTCGTGCTTTATTGTTGAAGCCGATACTGCAGGCATTACCATTGGTAAAGCTGAAGAAAAAATGGGCCAAAAAGCGTCACCAACTAATGAAGTACAATTTAACAATTGTCGTGTGCCAGCATCATCGATGATGGGCGCAGAAAATAAAGGTTTTGGCGTTGCCGTAGGTGAATTGGCTGGTGGTCGTATTGGTATTGGTTCTTTAGCATTAGGTGTTGGTCTTGCCGCACTTGATTATGCTAAAGCTTATATTGTTGACCGTAAGCAATTTGGTCAATCACTGTCAAACTTTCAAGGTCTTCAATGGACGCTAGCAGAGCGTTATACTGAGATGGAAGCTGCACGATTACTCCTGATGCAAGCTGCATATACTAAAGATCAAGGCCAACCATTTGGTATGGCCGCTTCAATGGCGAAATTATTTGCCACTGAAAATGCCAATAAAGCTTGTTACGATGCTTTACAGTTGATGGGCGGTGCAGGCTATATTAAAGAATACCCACTTGAGCGTATGGCGCGTGACGTGCGTGTTACTTCAATTTATGAAGGCACGAGTGAAATTCAAAAAGTGATTATTGCTCGCGAATTATTGCAAAAAGTTTAA
- a CDS encoding GatB/YqeY domain-containing protein, translating to MSLLSQLNDEMKIAMRARDKLRLGVIRMAKSAIKQAEIDHNTEATDENIIVLLTKMVKQRKESIKMFTEGGRDELAAKEAAEIVALEDFLPQPLSADEINQLITKAIADTGAASMADMGKVMAVLKPQMQGKADMGAVSGQIRAILKS from the coding sequence ATGAGTCTACTTAGCCAACTTAATGATGAAATGAAAATTGCCATGCGTGCCAGAGACAAACTTCGTCTTGGCGTAATTCGTATGGCAAAATCTGCGATAAAGCAGGCAGAAATAGACCACAATACAGAAGCAACTGATGAAAATATCATTGTTTTGTTGACCAAAATGGTTAAACAACGCAAAGAATCTATCAAAATGTTTACTGAAGGTGGTCGCGATGAATTAGCAGCTAAAGAAGCCGCAGAAATAGTCGCCTTAGAAGATTTTCTACCGCAGCCGTTATCAGCAGATGAAATTAACCAACTGATCACAAAAGCAATTGCCGATACCGGTGCAGCTTCAATGGCTGATATGGGTAAAGTAATGGCGGTGTTAAAACCGCAAATGCAAGGCAAAGCTGACATGGGCGCTGTAAGTGGCCAAATCAGAGCGATTTTAAAAAGTTAG
- a CDS encoding undecaprenyl-diphosphate phosphatase, producing MSTIEVFILALIQGLTEFLPISSSAHLILPSAVFGWEDQGLAFDVAVHVGTLFAVVLYFRKEVGNMAVAWFGTLKGERDNFDGKLAWWIIFATIPAGLFGLLGKDFIEEHLRSALVIAATTLLFGFLLGFADIKAKQNKSIENLGFKGAMLIGLAQAIALIPGTSRSGITMTIGLMLGLSRENAARFSFLLSIPAIAMAGSYLTLKLILEAGAVDWSAMGLGSVIAFVSAYACIHYFLIVVNKIGMMPFVVYRLVLGVGLLWFVVG from the coding sequence ATGAGCACAATTGAAGTTTTTATTTTAGCGTTAATACAAGGCTTAACCGAATTTTTGCCGATTTCGAGTTCGGCACATTTAATTTTACCATCGGCTGTTTTTGGCTGGGAAGATCAAGGTTTGGCGTTTGATGTTGCCGTGCATGTTGGTACTTTATTCGCGGTAGTATTATATTTTCGTAAAGAAGTGGGCAATATGGCCGTTGCATGGTTTGGCACACTGAAAGGCGAACGCGATAATTTCGATGGTAAATTAGCTTGGTGGATTATTTTTGCCACTATACCAGCAGGATTATTTGGTTTACTTGGTAAAGACTTTATTGAAGAACATTTGCGTAGCGCACTGGTTATTGCCGCGACAACATTATTATTTGGCTTTTTACTTGGCTTTGCTGACATTAAAGCGAAACAAAACAAGAGCATTGAAAATTTAGGTTTTAAAGGCGCTATGTTAATTGGGCTAGCGCAAGCAATAGCGCTAATTCCGGGAACATCACGCTCTGGTATTACGATGACTATCGGCTTGATGTTAGGTTTAAGTAGAGAAAACGCCGCGCGTTTTTCTTTTTTACTCTCTATTCCTGCTATTGCTATGGCTGGCAGTTATTTGACCTTAAAGCTGATTCTAGAAGCTGGAGCTGTAGACTGGTCAGCAATGGGCTTAGGCAGTGTGATAGCGTTTGTTAGTGCTTATGCTTGTATTCATTATTTTCTTATTGTAGTCAACAAAATAGGCATGATGCCATTTGTGGTTTATCGTTTAGTGCTTGGCGTAGGTCTGCTTTGGTTTGTTGTCGGATAA
- the rpsU gene encoding 30S ribosomal protein S21 produces MPVIKVRENEPFDVALRRFKRSCEKAGILSEVRRRESYEKPTWERKRKKAAAVKRAAKKVSRENARRVRMY; encoded by the coding sequence ATGCCAGTAATTAAAGTAAGAGAAAACGAACCATTTGACGTTGCATTACGTCGTTTTAAACGTTCATGTGAAAAAGCAGGTATCCTTTCAGAAGTTCGCCGTCGCGAATCTTACGAAAAGCCAACTTGGGAACGTAAGCGTAAAAAAGCAGCAGCAGTAAAACGTGCAGCTAAAAAAGTTTCTCGTGAGAACGCTCGTCGCGTTCGCATGTACTAA
- the dnaG gene encoding DNA primase, producing MAGMIPRQFIDDLLARADIVELIDSRVPLKKAGKNYQACCPFHTEKSPSFSVSQDKQFYHCFGCGEHGNAISFLMEFDRLEFPDAVEELASHYNMDVPREQNTRSPAQQKQDQKAYIQKQDDYELMAQISRFFQQQLKVASDKDVAIDYLKGRGLSGEIVKRFGIGYISDAWDGMMKVFGRSGQINQQLVDLGMAIQGDKNKPYDRFRGRIQFPIRDKRGRVIGFGGRVLSDGTPKYLNSPETRIYHKGQELYGLFEAKQAIKQLTRLVVVEGYMDVVALAQHGVDYAVASLGTATTPEQLQTLFRTVKEVICCYDGDRAGRDAAWRAMDNALPLIQDGYSLKFVFLPDGQDPDSMIREQGQAAFEQILDNATPLSQFLFEHLLSRIDMSSPEGKGAAVGAFQPYLAKLPESNLKDAIVTKLANQFGASNEMQLKKLHKNFANVTENKAKAKRPKITPVRLAIALLLEHPHIVEILPDPAILNELNMPGIPLLNTLLALCKKNPKVNSAQLIEHFRGQEAGKQLTKLMCLEHHVEAENAESMFLDLIENFLNVFIEQRTEQLLEKERNGGLTLTEKQELHGLLSA from the coding sequence ATGGCTGGTATGATCCCTAGACAGTTTATTGATGACTTGTTGGCAAGAGCCGATATTGTAGAATTGATAGATTCTCGCGTACCATTAAAGAAAGCAGGTAAAAATTACCAAGCTTGCTGTCCATTTCATACCGAAAAATCGCCCTCTTTTAGTGTTAGCCAAGATAAACAATTTTATCACTGCTTCGGCTGTGGTGAACACGGTAATGCCATTTCATTTTTGATGGAGTTTGACCGTCTAGAGTTTCCAGATGCCGTTGAAGAGTTAGCTTCCCATTACAATATGGACGTGCCACGCGAACAAAACACGCGCTCACCAGCACAACAAAAACAAGATCAAAAAGCCTACATACAAAAACAAGACGACTATGAATTAATGGCGCAAATAAGCCGTTTCTTTCAACAACAATTAAAAGTTGCGTCTGATAAAGATGTTGCCATAGACTACCTAAAAGGTCGGGGCTTAAGCGGCGAAATAGTTAAGCGCTTTGGCATAGGTTACATCAGTGATGCCTGGGATGGCATGATGAAAGTCTTTGGTCGCAGTGGTCAAATAAATCAACAGCTCGTTGATTTAGGTATGGCTATTCAAGGTGATAAAAATAAACCCTATGACCGCTTCAGAGGTCGCATTCAATTTCCAATTCGTGATAAACGTGGCAGAGTTATCGGCTTTGGTGGCCGCGTATTAAGTGACGGCACCCCTAAATATCTAAACTCACCAGAAACCCGTATTTATCATAAAGGCCAAGAACTCTATGGTTTATTCGAAGCCAAACAAGCCATTAAACAATTAACCCGCTTAGTGGTAGTTGAAGGCTATATGGATGTAGTTGCACTTGCTCAACACGGTGTTGATTACGCGGTTGCCTCACTTGGCACAGCAACAACGCCCGAACAACTACAAACGTTATTTCGTACCGTAAAAGAAGTAATTTGTTGTTACGATGGCGATCGGGCTGGTCGCGACGCCGCATGGCGCGCAATGGATAATGCCCTACCTTTGATTCAAGATGGTTATAGCTTAAAATTTGTTTTCTTACCTGACGGACAAGATCCCGACTCCATGATCCGCGAGCAAGGCCAAGCTGCTTTTGAGCAAATATTAGATAATGCCACGCCATTGTCACAATTTTTGTTTGAGCACTTATTAAGTAGAATTGATATGAGTTCTCCTGAGGGAAAAGGAGCCGCTGTTGGTGCTTTTCAACCTTATTTAGCCAAGTTACCGGAAAGTAATCTTAAAGACGCCATTGTGACCAAATTAGCCAATCAGTTTGGCGCAAGTAATGAAATGCAATTAAAAAAATTACATAAAAACTTCGCTAACGTCACTGAAAATAAAGCGAAAGCTAAGCGTCCTAAAATCACCCCAGTAAGACTCGCTATTGCATTATTACTTGAGCATCCCCATATAGTAGAAATATTACCCGACCCGGCAATTTTAAATGAATTGAATATGCCAGGTATTCCTTTGCTAAATACACTGTTAGCATTGTGTAAGAAAAATCCAAAGGTAAATAGTGCCCAATTAATTGAGCACTTTAGAGGCCAGGAAGCCGGAAAACAGTTAACAAAATTGATGTGTTTAGAACATCATGTTGAAGCAGAAAACGCCGAAAGCATGTTTTTAGATTTAATTGAAAACTTTTTAAATGTTTTTATTGAACAACGCACAGAGCAATTATTAGAAAAAGAACGTAACGGCGGATTAACGTTAACCGAGAAGCAAGAATTGCACGGTTTACTTAGCGCATAG